A stretch of the Lolium perenne isolate Kyuss_39 chromosome 3, Kyuss_2.0, whole genome shotgun sequence genome encodes the following:
- the LOC127345500 gene encoding uncharacterized protein encodes MAATVASTAGSSSCLSFVAESLILPTRNGSLFASLFALAFAHTFVSVAVAVVFVQPITASVLLQVKLLIRNDVRVRYAVESDGFLEHTEKLLLFYLAYLASKLATQVAVALAASATAYGRPCSLADLVRGKAATGRIRCALATSALVAVLELACTVLLTASLVAWWMYSATHAETGGMESCISGCLLLLFLLALVAHLCLAAVFTLAIVVSAAEEGGGGGSHFWRAWRLVTARARRKEAAVLVLVANLLPAAIYPAYAFAAYCGTAWALVFVPGYLLPSTGALFHSTVAATVFYQQCMEHHQAIKEQLPFH; translated from the coding sequence ATGGCCGCAACAGTAGCAAGCACCGCAGGTTCCTCATCCTGTCTCAGCTTCGTCGCGGAATCCTTGATCCTTCCCACGCGAAATGGGAGCCTGTTCGCGTCGCTCTTCGCTCTCGCCTTTGCACACACCTTCGtctccgtcgccgtcgccgtcgtcttCGTCCAGCCTATCACCGCCTCCGTCCTTCTCCAGGTAAAGTTGCTGATCAGGAACGATGTCCGCGTCCGCTACGCCGTGGAAAGCGACGGGTTCCTCGAGCACACCGAGAAGCTGCTCCTGTTTTACCTCGCGTACCTCGCCAGCAAGCTGGCCACGCAGGTCGCCGTCGCGCTGGCCGCCTCCGCGACTGCGTATGGACGTCCGTGCTCGTTGGCCGACCTCGTCCGAGGCAAGGCGGCCACGGGGAGGATCCGCTGCGCCTTGGCCACCTCCGCGCTCGTCGCCGTCCTCGAACTCGCGTGCACGGTTCTTCTCACGGCGTCACTCGTGGCTTGGTGGATGTACAGCGCCACCCACGCGGAAACCGGCGGCATGGAGTCTTGCATCTCCGGCTGTCTgctgctcctcttcctcctcgctctCGTCGCCCATCTCTGCCTCGCCGCCGTCTTCACGCTGGCCATCGTCGTGTCGGCGGCAGAGGAAGGTGGCGGCGGGGGCTCCCATTTCTGGCGAGCGTGGCGGCTGGTGACCGCGAGGGCGAGGAGGAAGGAGGCCGCCGTGCTGGTGCTCGTGGCGAACCTCCTGCCGGCCGCCATCTACCCGGCGTACGCGTTTGCCGCGTACTGTGGTACCGCatgggctctcgtcttcgtgcctgGATATCTCCTGCCGTCCACCGGCGCGCTGTTCCACTCCACGGTGGCCGCTACGGTGTTCTACCAACAGTGCATGGAGCATCATCAAGCCATCAAGGAACAGCTGCCATTCCATTGA